A single region of the Mannheimia bovis genome encodes:
- the adhE gene encoding bifunctional acetaldehyde-CoA/alcohol dehydrogenase — MAKSTQPFDAQAEVNSLVEKGLKALDEFRKLNQEQVDFIVAKASVAALDKHGILAMHAYEETGRGVFEDKATKNLFACEYVVNNMRHLKTAGVISEDDVSGITEIADPVGVVCGITPTTNPTSTTIFKALIALKTRNPIVFAFHPSAQQCSAHAAQIVRDAAVAAGAPEHCVQWITQPSMEGTSALMKHHGIATILATGGNAMVEAAYSCGKPALGVGAGNVPAYVEKTAKLKQAVYDIVMSKSFDNGMICASEQAAIVDKEIYNDFIKEMQSYGVYLVNKKEKALLEKYIFGVDKAKDESCSGAKLNAAVVGKPAAWIAEQAGFKVPEKTNILLAECAFVGEGEPLTREKLSPVLALLKSNSTEHGLELSEAMVNFHGLGHSAAIHTENKELAKIFGERVKAIRVIWNSPSTFGGIGDVYNSFLPSLTLGCGSYGKNSVGNNVSAVNLINIKRVGRRRNNMQWFKVPSKIYFERDSIQYLKSMHDVHKVMIVTDRSMVDLGFVDRITEQLRQRRNQVMIQLFTDVEPNPSLQTVQRGTELMRSFQPDTIIALGGGSPMDAAKIMWLFYEQPEVDFRDLVQKFMDIRKRAFKFPQLGRKAKFVGIPTTSGTGSEVTPFAVITDGDIKYPLADYSLTPTIAIVDPALVMSVPSHVAADTGLDVLTHATEAYTSILANDYTDGLALQAIKLVFENLEKSVKEFDETAREKMHNASTMAGMAFANAFLGICHSMAHKIGGKFHTIHGRTNAILLPHVIRYNGTRPTKVATWPKYTNYVADIRFQDIARMLGLPAETPEQAVESYAKAVHDLAVRCGVKMSLREQGVDEQAFLDARRELALHAFEDQCTPANPRLAMIEDMEEIMTKAFYGK, encoded by the coding sequence ATGGCTAAAAGCACTCAACCATTTGATGCACAAGCGGAAGTCAATTCACTTGTCGAAAAAGGCTTAAAAGCACTTGATGAGTTTAGAAAACTAAATCAAGAGCAGGTCGATTTTATTGTCGCCAAAGCCTCTGTTGCCGCCCTTGATAAGCACGGTATTTTAGCAATGCACGCTTATGAAGAAACAGGACGTGGCGTATTTGAAGACAAAGCCACTAAAAACCTGTTCGCCTGTGAGTATGTTGTCAATAATATGCGACATTTAAAAACAGCAGGGGTAATTAGTGAAGATGATGTATCAGGTATTACCGAAATAGCCGACCCAGTCGGTGTTGTCTGCGGAATTACCCCAACTACTAACCCAACCTCAACCACTATCTTTAAAGCGTTAATCGCCCTCAAAACCCGTAATCCAATCGTTTTTGCTTTCCACCCATCAGCTCAACAATGTTCTGCTCACGCTGCTCAAATTGTACGAGATGCTGCCGTTGCCGCAGGTGCTCCGGAACATTGTGTGCAATGGATTACACAACCTTCAATGGAAGGTACTTCCGCATTAATGAAACACCATGGCATTGCTACCATCTTAGCTACTGGTGGTAATGCAATGGTGGAAGCCGCTTACTCTTGCGGTAAACCGGCGTTAGGGGTTGGAGCAGGTAATGTACCCGCTTATGTGGAAAAAACCGCAAAATTAAAACAAGCGGTATATGACATCGTAATGTCGAAATCGTTCGACAACGGTATGATTTGTGCTTCTGAACAGGCTGCAATTGTTGATAAAGAAATCTACAACGATTTCATCAAAGAAATGCAATCTTACGGCGTTTACTTAGTAAATAAAAAAGAAAAAGCTTTACTTGAAAAATATATCTTCGGTGTTGATAAAGCCAAAGATGAAAGCTGCTCAGGGGCAAAACTTAATGCTGCGGTTGTGGGTAAACCAGCTGCGTGGATTGCTGAGCAAGCCGGTTTTAAAGTACCTGAAAAAACCAATATTCTATTAGCAGAGTGTGCTTTTGTAGGCGAAGGCGAGCCACTTACGCGTGAAAAACTTTCACCTGTGTTAGCTCTACTCAAATCAAACTCAACGGAACACGGCTTAGAACTCTCTGAAGCAATGGTGAACTTTCACGGTTTAGGACATAGTGCGGCGATCCACACCGAAAACAAGGAGCTTGCCAAAATATTCGGTGAACGAGTGAAAGCCATTCGTGTAATTTGGAACTCGCCATCCACTTTCGGCGGTATCGGTGATGTGTATAATTCTTTCCTGCCATCGCTCACCTTAGGTTGCGGCTCTTACGGTAAAAACTCTGTGGGCAACAACGTGAGTGCAGTGAACTTAATCAACATCAAACGTGTGGGCAGACGGAGAAATAATATGCAATGGTTTAAAGTACCATCAAAAATCTACTTTGAGCGTGATTCAATCCAATATTTAAAATCAATGCACGATGTACATAAAGTGATGATCGTAACCGACCGTTCAATGGTGGATTTAGGTTTTGTGGATAGAATTACCGAGCAACTCCGCCAACGTCGCAATCAAGTAATGATTCAACTCTTTACCGATGTTGAACCAAATCCAAGCCTACAAACTGTACAACGTGGTACGGAATTAATGCGTAGCTTCCAACCGGATACAATCATCGCTCTAGGTGGCGGCTCTCCAATGGATGCAGCGAAAATTATGTGGCTCTTCTATGAACAACCTGAAGTGGATTTCCGTGATTTAGTACAGAAATTTATGGATATCCGCAAACGTGCGTTCAAATTCCCACAATTAGGCAGAAAAGCGAAATTTGTTGGCATTCCAACTACTTCCGGTACAGGGTCTGAAGTAACACCATTTGCGGTAATTACTGATGGCGATATTAAATATCCGTTAGCGGACTACTCTTTAACCCCAACGATTGCGATTGTTGATCCGGCATTAGTGATGTCTGTGCCCTCTCACGTGGCAGCAGACACTGGCTTAGACGTTTTAACCCACGCAACCGAAGCCTATACTTCGATTTTAGCCAACGACTATACTGACGGCTTAGCATTACAAGCGATCAAATTAGTATTCGAAAATCTCGAAAAATCGGTAAAAGAGTTTGACGAAACTGCTCGTGAAAAAATGCACAACGCCTCCACAATGGCAGGTATGGCATTCGCCAATGCATTCTTAGGTATTTGCCACTCAATGGCACACAAAATTGGTGGTAAATTCCACACCATTCACGGACGCACTAACGCAATTCTACTGCCACACGTGATCCGCTATAACGGTACTCGCCCAACCAAAGTAGCAACTTGGCCAAAATACACTAACTATGTTGCGGATATTCGCTTCCAAGATATCGCAAGAATGCTTGGCTTACCAGCCGAAACACCTGAACAAGCGGTGGAATCTTACGCTAAAGCGGTTCACGATTTAGCCGTGCGTTGTGGAGTGAAAATGTCATTACGTGAGCAAGGCGTTGATGAGCAAGCATTCTTAGATGCTCGCCGTGAGCTTGCACTACACGCATTTGAGGACCAATGTACACCGGCAAATCCACGCCTGGCAATGATCGAGGATATGGAAGAAATTATGACCAAAGCGTTTTATGGAAAATAA
- the hemC gene encoding hydroxymethylbilane synthase has product MKDILRIATRQSPLALWQANFVKNELEKHFPELSVELVTMVTKGDVILDTPLAKIGGKGLFVKELELALLENRADIAVHSMKDVPMSFPEGLGLAVICEREDPRDAFVSNKYDSLDDLPEGAIVGTSSLRRQCQLMAKYPHLEVKSLRGNVGTRLSKLDNNEYDAIILASAGLIRLGLQERIRSYLLVEQSLPAAGQGAVGIETRVNDERVLNYVAKLKHNSTACCVMAERAMNTRLRGGCQVPIGGFATLDGDEITLNALVGALDGSQIIRASAKGHKENAEQLGISVAEQLLAQGADKILAEVYSDNPIK; this is encoded by the coding sequence ATGAAAGATATTTTACGCATTGCAACTCGCCAAAGCCCACTTGCTTTATGGCAGGCTAATTTTGTAAAAAATGAGTTGGAAAAACATTTTCCAGAATTATCTGTCGAACTGGTTACGATGGTAACAAAAGGCGATGTGATTTTAGACACACCATTGGCAAAAATTGGCGGAAAAGGCTTGTTTGTTAAAGAGTTAGAATTAGCCTTGTTGGAAAACAGAGCAGATATTGCCGTACATTCAATGAAAGATGTGCCGATGAGTTTTCCTGAAGGTTTAGGTCTGGCAGTCATTTGCGAGCGTGAAGATCCGCGTGATGCTTTTGTTTCCAATAAATATGATAGTTTAGATGATTTACCCGAAGGGGCGATTGTTGGTACATCAAGTTTACGCCGTCAGTGTCAGTTAATGGCAAAATATCCGCATTTAGAAGTGAAATCTCTGCGTGGTAATGTTGGAACTCGTTTAAGCAAATTGGACAACAATGAATACGATGCAATTATTCTGGCTTCTGCTGGGTTAATTCGTTTAGGATTACAAGAGAGAATTCGTAGTTATCTTTTGGTGGAACAATCATTGCCGGCAGCGGGTCAAGGTGCAGTAGGGATTGAAACCCGAGTGAATGATGAGCGTGTGCTAAATTATGTTGCAAAATTAAAGCATAATTCGACCGCTTGTTGTGTGATGGCAGAGCGTGCAATGAACACCCGATTACGAGGTGGCTGCCAAGTTCCGATAGGTGGTTTTGCCACTTTAGACGGTGATGAAATTACACTAAATGCTTTAGTGGGAGCATTAGACGGTTCGCAGATTATTCGAGCCTCTGCAAAAGGGCATAAAGAAAATGCAGAGCA